A genomic segment from Saprospiraceae bacterium encodes:
- a CDS encoding biopolymer transporter Tol has translation MSGDVSLAADVNFPDKEGYFDRKAVLIIRQNLEDDAKEAMTALHGGGLIHLAYRPEKGQNLKEMKVDKKGAMRIGIEKKGDYFTVYLSMSGEPMQQYGTPVELHMDGPFYVGIGFCSHQPVTVDKTILSNVVMVNSAGKIE, from the coding sequence ATGTCAGGGGATGTATCACTGGCAGCAGATGTAAACTTCCCTGATAAAGAAGGTTATTTTGACAGAAAAGCAGTGCTGATCATTCGACAAAATCTGGAAGACGATGCCAAAGAAGCTATGACTGCCCTGCATGGTGGTGGGCTGATTCACCTGGCATACCGTCCTGAAAAAGGCCAAAATCTAAAAGAAATGAAGGTTGATAAAAAAGGAGCGATGCGTATAGGGATTGAGAAAAAGGGGGATTATTTCACTGTCTATCTCAGTATGTCAGGAGAACCCATGCAACAATATGGCACTCCTGTAGAGCTACATATGGATGGCCCATTTTATGTGGGTATCGGCTTTTGCTCTCATCAACCTGTGACGGTAGATAAAACCATACTGTCTAATGTAGTGATGGTGAATAGTGCGGGTAAAATAGAATAA
- a CDS encoding VOC family protein, whose translation MVFNNAISWFEIPTTDLDRATTFYETIFDIKLNPLDMPQLKMRMFPLEDMMGVGGALTFAEGFYKPSATDGPLVYLNANPDVQSILDRIPDAGGTILVPKTEISPEHGHMAVFLDTEGNRVALHSVPPVPMMPM comes from the coding sequence ATGGTTTTTAATAATGCAATCAGTTGGTTTGAAATACCGACTACGGATCTCGATCGTGCCACTACTTTCTACGAAACGATATTTGACATCAAACTCAATCCTTTGGATATGCCTCAGCTCAAGATGCGCATGTTCCCTCTGGAAGATATGATGGGTGTAGGCGGTGCTTTGACATTTGCTGAAGGATTTTATAAGCCCTCAGCGACTGATGGGCCACTGGTCTATCTCAATGCCAATCCGGATGTGCAGAGCATACTCGACAGGATTCCGGATGCAGGTGGTACCATTTTAGTGCCTAAGACGGAGATCTCTCCAGAGCACGGACATATGGCAGTGTTTTTGGATACGGAAGGCAATCGGGTGGCTTTGCATTCAGTTCCGCCTGTTCCTATGATGCCGATGTAA
- a CDS encoding sugar phosphate isomerase/epimerase — MQRRNFIKNTSLGALAISTTSPLDLLATKKKPYILSLQLYSVRDAMTKDPVGTIKALANIGYKDCEHAGYNNEKRQFYGYSPMDWKNILSDHGMTMKSGHTVFGQPHWDGTQVTDLWKTTVEDAVTAGQDYIISPWLDINLRKNLDDLRKFLEGFNGAGAYCKSQGIRYGYHNHDFEFSIRLTSKLIMDIIMENTDPSLVAQQIDIGNMYGGGGRAMELLKKYPGRYELMHVKDVIKAQMNGLDHYESTILGKGLIDVKSIVKYARKKGGTFYLIIEQEAYQGIAPIDSMKQDFAIMNGWGYK; from the coding sequence ATGCAAAGGCGCAATTTTATCAAAAATACATCACTGGGAGCCCTGGCTATATCCACCACCTCTCCTTTGGATTTATTGGCAACAAAGAAAAAACCATATATTCTCAGCCTCCAACTATATTCTGTCCGGGATGCAATGACCAAGGACCCGGTGGGCACTATCAAAGCTTTGGCCAATATCGGCTACAAGGACTGTGAGCATGCAGGCTATAACAATGAAAAAAGACAATTCTATGGATATTCCCCCATGGATTGGAAAAACATACTCAGTGATCACGGCATGACGATGAAAAGTGGTCATACGGTATTTGGACAACCCCATTGGGACGGAACTCAAGTCACTGATCTATGGAAAACCACCGTAGAAGATGCCGTTACAGCAGGTCAGGATTACATCATCAGTCCCTGGCTGGATATCAATCTTAGAAAAAATCTCGATGATCTCAGAAAATTTCTCGAAGGATTTAATGGTGCAGGGGCATATTGTAAGTCACAAGGTATCAGGTATGGTTATCACAATCACGATTTTGAGTTTAGCATCCGATTGACTAGTAAATTGATCATGGACATCATCATGGAAAATACGGACCCCAGCCTGGTAGCACAACAAATAGATATCGGCAATATGTATGGCGGTGGTGGGCGTGCCATGGAGTTATTAAAAAAATATCCAGGCAGATACGAGTTGATGCATGTCAAAGATGTCATCAAAGCTCAAATGAATGGGCTTGATCATTACGAAAGTACTATCCTGGGTAAAGGGCTCATCGATGTAAAAAGCATCGTCAAATATGCCCGAAAAAAGGGAGGAACTTTTTACCTCATCATCGAACAGGAAGCCTACCAGGGTATAGCTCCGATCGACAGCATGAAGCAGGATTTTGCGATTATGAATGGATGGGGTTATAAATGA
- a CDS encoding VOC family protein, with amino-acid sequence MKRVTGLGGIFFKSNDTTTLKAWYSKHLGINTDQYGATFSWQSQAGNIGHTVWSLFKKDTDYFNPGEQEYMINYRVANLEELLKVLKEEGVEIVGDMEVYDYGKFGWILDPEGHKIELWEPVNEEFGKMLVTVNISE; translated from the coding sequence ATGAAACGAGTCACCGGCCTGGGCGGCATCTTTTTTAAGTCAAATGACACCACCACCCTCAAAGCCTGGTATTCAAAACACCTCGGTATCAACACGGATCAATACGGCGCCACTTTCTCCTGGCAAAGCCAGGCTGGCAATATCGGTCATACAGTATGGAGCCTATTTAAAAAGGATACAGATTATTTCAATCCTGGTGAACAGGAATACATGATCAATTACCGTGTTGCAAACCTTGAAGAGCTACTCAAAGTCCTCAAAGAGGAAGGTGTAGAGATCGTTGGTGATATGGAAGTGTATGACTATGGCAAATTTGGATGGATCCTCGATCCGGAAGGGCACAAAATAGAATTATGGGAGCCGGTCAACGAAGAATTTGGGAAAATGTTGGTGACCGTCAATATCAGCGAATAA
- a CDS encoding TonB-dependent receptor, producing the protein MTSKISFGIIVSLLLLGNIGYLPSLYSQDNMVAAKPVKEYFNYKPLSQVLDTLISKYDFKINYDLEDVSPYKLTYLFTGTKPESVIRICLDHTDLSYAISEKGVFKIYNKTKITAQKILEDQTRYQGKPQKKDFTIKGIVKDRNTGETLPYVNISIAGTDQGVNTNVDGYFTLLSVPSDTVGLLVSYIGYQSITFYLNPKLDPNNIMIPMLPQSQLLNEVIVSADREEILRANEKISMLKMSPVKIAALPSIGEKDVMRSFQLMPGVSAANENSSGLYVRGGTPDQTLVLYDGFNVYHVEHLFGFFSAFNSNAIKDVQLYKGGFESKFGGRISSVAEITGKEGNAQHFNLGINAGLLAANATAEIPIGDKVTTLFAFRRSYQSGLYNKIFNKYGASTNQVIPGSPPAGGGGGGRFNQGFNFATTTPKSFFYDLNGKITFKPTQKDILTLSVYNGTDNMDNSRTNSFGGGGGFGGGGFGRQNFNLNTNDQTNWGNTGGSFKWSHRFSKSFYLNSLISYSNYFSTRDRRSDNTITDSSGAVSNNRLGSYEDNNLLDYSAKVDMEWKLNQYHQLEFGVGTTLNDIKYLYSQNDTVKIIDRHTTGYTSTAYVQDRWTYGKLSVIPGLRIDHFSPTQGVYFEPRLSAAYNLTERIKLKAAYGHYYQFVKRVVREDVLQGSRDFWVLADNVKLPVAKAIHYIAGASYENKNWLFDAEIYLKDITGLSEYSLRIKPAPRSISYEEKFAQGDGITKGLDLLVQKKYGKLNGWMSYSLGSVKYDFADFGKPFYANQDVRHEFKMVGIYSYKNWDFSATWIYASGRPYTSPAGGYVLKLLDGTTRDFITVTDKNGVRLPDYHRMDVAATYKWQSLKGAPRSISLSLFNLYGRVNTWYKEFQIESGQILETNVSFLGFTPNLSVSWQLR; encoded by the coding sequence ATATTTTAACTATAAACCACTCAGCCAGGTACTTGACACCCTGATCTCCAAGTACGATTTTAAAATAAATTATGATCTGGAAGATGTAAGTCCTTACAAGCTCACCTATTTGTTTACAGGCACCAAACCTGAAAGTGTGATACGAATCTGCCTGGATCACACTGACCTTAGCTACGCTATCTCTGAGAAGGGAGTATTTAAAATCTATAACAAAACCAAAATAACAGCTCAAAAAATACTTGAAGATCAAACCCGATATCAGGGTAAACCCCAAAAAAAAGATTTTACGATTAAAGGTATCGTCAAGGACCGCAACACCGGTGAGACACTACCTTATGTCAATATTTCTATTGCAGGTACAGACCAGGGAGTCAATACTAATGTGGATGGGTATTTTACCCTGCTTTCAGTACCCAGCGATACGGTAGGGTTACTGGTGTCCTATATTGGATACCAATCGATCACTTTCTATCTCAATCCAAAACTGGACCCTAATAATATTATGATCCCAATGCTGCCGCAATCTCAACTTTTGAATGAAGTCATCGTTTCGGCTGATAGAGAGGAGATCCTGAGAGCCAATGAAAAAATATCCATGCTCAAGATGTCACCCGTCAAAATTGCAGCACTTCCTTCTATCGGTGAAAAAGATGTTATGCGATCTTTTCAACTGATGCCAGGGGTGTCAGCTGCCAATGAAAACTCGTCGGGATTATATGTCAGGGGAGGAACGCCGGATCAAACCCTGGTACTGTATGATGGATTTAATGTATATCATGTAGAGCATTTGTTTGGGTTCTTTTCCGCATTCAATTCCAATGCCATCAAAGATGTCCAACTGTACAAAGGCGGCTTTGAATCAAAGTTTGGCGGAAGGATCTCCTCTGTTGCAGAGATCACAGGCAAAGAGGGCAATGCCCAACATTTTAACCTGGGGATCAATGCAGGCCTGCTAGCCGCCAATGCAACCGCAGAGATACCGATCGGAGATAAAGTGACCACTTTATTCGCCTTCAGAAGATCTTATCAATCCGGCTTATACAACAAGATCTTTAATAAATATGGCGCTTCTACCAACCAGGTGATACCCGGCAGTCCTCCTGCTGGCGGGGGAGGAGGAGGTAGATTCAATCAAGGATTTAATTTTGCCACGACTACGCCTAAATCCTTTTTTTATGACCTCAATGGTAAAATCACGTTTAAACCCACACAAAAAGACATCCTCACGCTGAGTGTATACAATGGTACTGATAATATGGACAACTCTCGTACCAATAGTTTTGGTGGTGGTGGTGGTTTTGGCGGTGGTGGTTTCGGTAGACAAAACTTTAACCTCAATACCAATGACCAAACCAATTGGGGCAATACTGGCGGCTCATTTAAATGGAGTCACCGATTTTCAAAATCGTTTTATCTCAATTCACTCATCTCTTATTCTAACTATTTTTCTACCCGTGATCGAAGATCAGACAATACGATTACAGATTCATCCGGCGCTGTGAGCAATAATCGCCTTGGCAGCTATGAAGACAATAACCTCCTGGACTATTCTGCCAAAGTCGATATGGAATGGAAACTCAATCAATATCATCAATTGGAATTTGGCGTGGGTACGACCCTCAATGATATAAAATATCTTTATTCACAAAATGATACGGTTAAAATCATAGATCGGCACACCACAGGTTATACCAGTACAGCCTATGTACAAGATCGATGGACTTATGGCAAACTCAGCGTGATTCCCGGCTTACGAATTGACCATTTTTCACCAACCCAGGGTGTCTATTTCGAACCTCGTTTATCTGCCGCCTACAATTTGACCGAACGTATAAAACTTAAAGCAGCCTACGGCCACTATTATCAATTCGTCAAGCGGGTAGTGCGTGAAGATGTCTTACAGGGCAGTCGGGATTTTTGGGTATTGGCAGACAATGTAAAACTGCCTGTCGCCAAGGCGATTCATTATATAGCCGGAGCTTCCTATGAAAACAAAAACTGGCTGTTTGATGCGGAGATCTATCTCAAGGACATCACAGGGCTGAGTGAATACTCCTTGCGCATCAAGCCTGCACCAAGATCTATCTCCTATGAAGAAAAGTTTGCCCAGGGAGACGGAATCACTAAAGGTCTGGACCTGCTGGTGCAGAAAAAATATGGAAAATTAAATGGATGGATGTCCTATTCACTGGGAAGTGTCAAATATGATTTCGCAGATTTTGGCAAGCCATTTTATGCCAACCAGGATGTTCGCCATGAATTTAAAATGGTGGGCATTTATTCATACAAAAACTGGGATTTTTCAGCTACCTGGATCTATGCCAGCGGCCGACCTTATACTTCTCCGGCCGGTGGTTATGTATTAAAATTGCTCGATGGCACTACCAGGGATTTTATCACGGTGACCGACAAAAATGGCGTGAGATTGCCTGATTATCATCGAATGGATGTAGCAGCTACCTATAAATGGCAAAGCCTCAAAGGTGCGCCGCGCAGCATTAGCCTCTCATTATTTAATCTTTATGGCCGGGTTAATACCTGGTATAAAGAATTTCAAATAGAATCAGGCCAGATCCTGGAAACCAATGTCAGCTTTCTTGGCTTTACTCCCAATCTTTCAGTATCCTGGCAACTACGTTAA
- a CDS encoding DUF4249 domain-containing protein, whose product MNRIIFYFFLFTCLITLVSSCEKSDSIDLYGARPVVQGYLSAGDSISIEITKEIPIGSADTIAEPLTGLDILISTGGQSIALIETQPGIYTSFQKIISEQTYTLEFEYGGKLVTAHTTVPTPPVDFAMSASELAIAQIVFGGGGFPGGFSGLPDPVLLTWTNTDQSYYLTSYINTDTIQVPIFSGGPNFRGRGRIAFNPPTQGISAQIQPFQLEYYGLYHIGLLHVQPEYAALYENNNQLSSINIAPPPTNIENGLGIFTGYAQTTLNLLVKKQ is encoded by the coding sequence ATGAATCGAATTATTTTTTATTTCTTCCTTTTTACATGCCTGATCACACTAGTATCTTCTTGCGAAAAGTCTGATTCCATCGACCTCTACGGCGCAAGACCCGTGGTGCAGGGATATCTCTCTGCCGGTGACAGCATCTCTATTGAGATTACAAAGGAAATTCCTATTGGGTCAGCAGATACCATTGCAGAGCCCTTGACCGGCCTGGATATCCTGATCTCCACCGGAGGTCAGTCTATTGCTTTGATAGAAACTCAACCCGGTATCTATACTTCCTTTCAAAAAATCATTTCAGAACAAACCTATACTTTGGAGTTTGAATATGGTGGCAAACTCGTCACTGCTCACACTACTGTACCTACACCTCCGGTGGATTTCGCCATGAGTGCATCAGAGTTGGCTATTGCACAGATCGTTTTTGGTGGTGGCGGATTTCCAGGAGGATTTTCAGGATTGCCTGATCCTGTCTTACTCACCTGGACCAATACTGATCAATCTTATTATTTGACTTCTTATATCAATACCGATACCATTCAAGTACCGATTTTTAGTGGCGGGCCCAACTTCCGTGGCAGAGGCAGGATCGCATTTAACCCTCCGACACAAGGTATATCTGCCCAGATACAACCATTCCAATTGGAATACTATGGCCTGTACCACATAGGACTCCTGCATGTCCAGCCAGAATATGCAGCCTTATATGAAAACAATAATCAATTAAGTTCTATTAATATTGCACCACCACCAACCAATATAGAAAATGGCCTGGGTATATTCACAGGATATGCTCAAACTACGCTGAACTTACTGGTCAAAAAACAATAA